AACACCATCTTTTCCTTCAAGATTAGTTGATTTAAAAATTATGTTTTTTAGAAGTGAATTAACATTTTTATGTTGATATTCTTTTGCCAAAGTTTTAAGCTCTGTGTGATACTTTTCCATAAAACTTGTCATAGTTTCACCTGCTTGTACAGCTTTCTCCCAGTAAAATTTTTCTTCTTCTTGGCTTGTTTCAATTCCTGCTAACAATTCTATTATTCTAAATTGTGATGATTGGAATCCACTTGCAGGTCTTAATGAATCACGGAATTCTAAATATCCTTCTTGGGTCATTGTGATTAAAGTATCAAATCCTTTATTTGAAGCAGTAAGAATAATACTAACCCTGTTCAAAAAATGAGTTGCTTTTACAATGTTTCCTAATTCTAGATTTTCAATTACAAATTTGAGTTCATATATAGCCAACTTAAACCACAATTCAAAAGCTTGATGTACAATAATAAACTGCATCTCATCATGGGCATTTGTTGCAGGATTTTGTAGAGATAAAAGTTCATCCGTCCTTAGGTAATTCCAATAAGTTACCTTTGAAGTATTATCTGACATCAATAGTTTTGATTTAGAATTTTTTATAATTTTTAGAAAATCAAAAGTAATGAAAAAGTATCTCTTTTTTGAATCAAGTTTAAAGTTATTTATTTATTGTAATTTGCAATTATTTTAATTTACTTTTTTTTTAAATAATGAAATGTATGATAGGATTGTAATTGAGCAAGAATTTAACTTTAAATCAGATAAGAATGTTTTAATAAATAACTGTGGATAAAAGATTTTATAAATAAAAAAATTCTCAATTGTTGAACAACTTTTAAAATAATAAAATGCTATAATTGAAATGTAGTAATGTGTGGATTACTTACTTGGAATTATCCATGACTTTTTATAACCTGCTCTTCCTGCATCTTTTTCAGCCTCTTGTTTAGTACCAGTTGAGCCGAATCTTACACGAAAAATTTTCTTGCCATTTACCAAAGTTGGCATAACTGATATACCTTTAATTCCTTTAGCTTTTAACTGCTGAGCAACTTTTTTTGCCTCCGATTCATCTGGCGTAGAGTGAACTTGAACTACATATTTAGTTTTTAACTGAGTATTTAAATTTGGTTTACTTTTATCAATTACCCCTTTTGAATGTACTTTTTTCTCGTTAATATCACTTACAGTTCTTTCATTAGAAGGTGATAGTTTTTCAGTATTTTTAGGATTAGTTTTACTATCTGAAATTTTATTTTTGAGAACTGGTTTATCGCTTGCTTTTAAATCTGTTTTAGCTGCATTTTTTAAATTTTCTTCCTCTTTTTGAATCTTAGTTTTATTTGCTTTCCATGAATGACCGTTCAATGCAGAATTAAACTCACTATTGCCTCTGATATCAGGAACAGAGCCATTGTTTCCATTATTGTTAGAGTTACTTGATGAATTATTTAAATTTGTGTTGTTCTTAAAGTCTGTTTTTTGATCTTCAATTTTATCTATTTCTTTTTTTTCATTTTCAGTCACATTATTATTATTGTTTGGGTATGGTAATTTATAATCATCACCAGATGGGAGAACAACAGTATTTGTATCTTTGTTCCCATCAATATCAATTGAAGAATTATCTAAACTATTTAGAGTATCATTAAAATTATCTACATTTGAATTACCTGCACTATCAATGCTTTCATTTGACACAGGGAAGTACTTACTAATCTGTTCACTTACTAATACATAAAGTGCTAACCCTGTAACTAAGCCAATTAAAATTACCACAATTGTAAAAACTGGATTTCGTTTCTTGGGCATCTCTTTTTTAATTGTATTCTCAGGTTTAGTATTTGCTTTTTTTATTGATTCTTCGGTCGGTTCAAATGATTTTGCAGATGTTGAACCTTCAATCATTTTAACAATAATTATCTCTTTAGGTTCTGAACTTAATGAATTATCATTTAAATTTTCACTATCGGAAATAGGATTGTTTAAATTAATATTTTGATTTACAATTTTATTATTCTGAGCAATTAATGAATTATCATTTGAATTAATTATAACTTCTTTTTGTGGAGTACTTGTTGAACGTTTGAGTACTGATCTAATGCGCTCTGCATCTCTACTCCTCAAATTCCCTCTGTTGGAAGTTGGTTCGTTATTTTCAGTTATATTTAAATTATCTTCATTCATAATTATGTTCAAATTTTCAATATCAAAGATAGCAAAACATATTCACTATTATTTAGATAAGTTAATAAAATACTCAAGGTTAAGTTAATTGATTTAAAACTTGATTGATTAATTCAATTAAATTTAAATAACAGATAACAGTTTCTTTAATTTTTTAAATTGATTTTAATTCCAGAAAATTTTGCCTTAACATTTTCGACCTTTAAATCAGGTTTTGATAGCCCTATAATATCTTTAACATTATCTGATGAATTTGGCAACCATATTGTAACTGTAGTTCCAACTCCTTGGGTACTTGTTAAATCAATAGTTCCATTATGAGCGTCAACGATAGCTTTTGCTAATGGTAATCCAAGTCCATAACCCCCTGTTGAGCGAGTTCTAGAATCATCAACTCTATAAAAAGGTTCAAATACTTCTTTTTGAAGCTCAATAGGAATCCCCATTCCTCTATCTGCTACAACTATTCTAACACCTTCTTCATCTGGGAAAAGCCTAACATCAATTTTATGATCTTTCCCAGAATATTTAATTGCATTTGATATAATATTTTTGATTGCAATTGAAACTCTCTGTGTATCAACAGAAGCAAACAACTCACTTGATAAAGAGTCAAAAAGTACATTATTTGATACTTCATTAAAACCCTCGCAAATCTCATGAATCATACTAACTAAATTCACTTCTTCTAAAATTAGTTTGCCACCTAACACCATTAATCTTTCATTTTCTAAAAGCTCTGTAATCATTATGTTTAGCTCTTTTACATTCCTCTGAAGCCTCTCTCTTTGCTTACTTTCAGGCATCATTGTTAATGTTAATGACATTCTAGTAAGTGGTGTTCTGAGCTCATGGCTTACATCAAACAATAGTCTTCTTTTAGATTGCATAATTAAATTAACTCTATTAGACATAGCATTAAATGCTTTAGTTAACTCCCCTAATTCATCATTAGATTGTAGTGGAACTTGATAATCAAATTCTCCAGAACCTACCATTTGCACACCAGTCATTAATGAATTTAAAGGTCGCAAAATTAATTTAACAATTTTATATACTGTTGCAATTAAAAGCAATAAAATCATTTCAATTAAAAAAGTGACTGGTAACAAAGGGAAATGAGAAAGTTGAGTTCTAAAATGAATTAAATAAATATTCCCTTTATTATAATGAATTGAATACAAATTATCTTTTACGTTCCTTACTGAAATTGAATCAGAATTTGTAAATGTTGTATTAGAAAATGTATTGAAAATATCTTCAGATGAAGTAATTACCTCTTCAGCAGATGGTAAAGTTTGAGTACTCGTCCAAATTATTTTACTCATTTTACCTTCTGGCTTTTCAATTCTAATATCTACAGGATGAGCTAAAGTAATTGATCTTAATGCTGTTGTATCAATTAATATGTCATTTGGGAATAAGCTATTTTCATTATTTAACTGTGCAGTGCTAGTAATTAATCTTGTATAAGAATAAGATTGTTCCTTTATAAAGTCAGAATAGATATTACGTAAAGCATACCTATCATAAAGCCAAACACTGATAATTGCAATCAATGATGTACATATTATTATAAGAAATATTTTCCTAAAAATAGTCAACTTCATTGTTAACACTTTTGGTCTTAACTCATTCCAAGATGCTATTTTCTGACTTTGAGCCGGAGCCATTTGTAAATCTAAATGATATAATATTGAAAAATAAAGGGATCTAAAAGCTATTTAATTAAATCGTAATCAATTCAATTAAATTGAATAAGAAAGTATTACAAATTTTATCAAAGTGTTATATTATGCTGCTTGTAATTCTAAACATGGAGTTGCAACAAACATATAACCTCTTCCCCAAATTGTTTTTACAAAGCGTGGTTTCTTAGGATCATCTTCTAATTTTTGACGTAATCTTGAAATTACAACATCAACTGAACGATTTAATGACTCCCAAGGAATTCCTCTGGTTTGCTCCATCATAAAATCGCGGTCAAGTGGCTTGTTTGGATTTTCACAGAAAATTCTAAGCATCTCAAATTCGGCTGTAGTTAAATCAAGTTTCACGCCATCAACTTTAGCAATTTGCATTTGGCAATCTATATCCATACCTTCAAATTTAAATATTCCAGAAACACCGAATGTAGGTTTAGATCTTTTAAGAATAGCTTGGATACGAGTCCATAACTCAAGTGCGTCGAAAGGCTTTGCTAAATAATCATCTGCTCCTGACTGAATGCCCATAATTCTATCATCTACATCACCACGTGCAGTAAGCATTACAACAGGTACATTTGAAAATTCACGGATTTTAGTTAATACTTCAAAACCATTCATTTCTGGAAGCATAACATCTAATACAACTAAGTCAGGTGAGAATTCGCGTAGTTTTTTTAAACCTGAAGATGGTTTAATTGCGTGTTCAACTACTGCATTGTTTGATTCGAAAAATTCACATAAAAGCTCATTTAGCTCTATGTCATCGTCAATAATTAAAATTCTTGGATTCATTTTGTGTTACAAGTGTTAAAAGTATAAAATAATTTTTTCTAATTTATTTTGAATTCACTTTACAACCTGTGTTTGCCCACATAATATTTCCACAGGTGCAACTTAATAGATTTATTTTCTATTAAAATCTATTATCAAGTTTTTAATTGTATTAATTAGTAACAAAGATTTCTTAATCTTTAAATAACAATTTCAAAATGTTACTTAATAGTTAAAAAAAATTTCAACTCATTTTTCTAATCTTCATTTTCTAATTGTAAAACCTACAACTATAATTGTTTCTCTATTTCATAAAATTTTTCCAAAACTTCTTCAAATTCGATATCACAAATTTTATAACCTTTTTTTGATATTACCACTTTGCTTTTTAATGACATTGGTTTGAAACAATTAACATTTGAAATATCATATGAAAATAAAGCTAAGCATGGTTTATTAAAAGCAGATGAAATATGAACTATTGAAGTATCTGAAGAAATTACAATTAATGATCTTTTTATAACCGCTGCAGCTTCTAATATATTTTCAGTTCTAATAATACGACAGTTTTTTTGTACTGAACAAAGCCGATTAGCAAGTGTAGTATCTTTTGGATCAGATATGATTCCTATGCTATACTTTTTTGATAAAGATTTGATTAAAGCTTTCCAATTTTCTTCGGTCCACATTCTATCACTCGAGCCAGCTGAAATGTTTATTACAATCAATCCTAATTTGTCAATACTAATTCTAGAGTCAATGCTTTTTTGAATTTCATTACTTATAAATATCTGTGGTTGTCTATTAAATTTATATTCTTTATTTAGAATTGTGAGTGGTGTTGTTGCTATGTCTACATAATGTCCAGGTGGAATTGTTTTAGGCAAATTAATATAATTACCATTATTGTTTGGTTGATTTAAATGATGTATTATTATCAATTGTGATTTAATAAACCATGCTGCCATTTGTGATGTTCTTGAAAAATGATTTTTATGGTCTATATACAAATCATATTTCTTATATCTTAAAGCAGATATAATATTAGGAATTCTCATTATCCCATTTTGAATGCTTATAACGTGATCTACAGATGGATGTACTTTTGCAATTATACCACTATTATAATCTGCAATAACTGTTAAGTTAGATTCGGGATACAACTCCTTAATAGAATTAAACAATGGGGTAGTTAGAATCATATCACCTAACTTACCTAATTGTAATACTGCAATGGATTTTATTTTAGGTGGTATTAAGGTCATTATTATTTAACAGAAAAATTTATCGAATTTGAGCATTGACTTTCACACCAAAATACGGTTTAAATCTTTTTTTAACAAATCAAAGAATTGTATATTAAACTGGTTGTATATTTTTGTAGAGAATTTTTGATAATAACTTAATTCTCAGTTTAGAAATTTATCAATTAAGAATTATTTAGATTCTTTTTTTAGAATTATTTGTTAATTATATTTAATTTTTTTCAGTTAAAAAAGTTTAGTTGATTTTCTATCATCTAAATTTTTATCATTTGACTTTAAATTAGTTATTTATTCAAACTATTTTTTAAACTTTATAGATTAATATGCATATAGCAAACAGAATGTCTCGCTTGGGAACTGAAACAGCATTTGAAGTGCTTGTTAAGGCTAAAGCTTTAGAAGCTCAAGGTAGAGATATTGTACACTTAGAAATTGGTGAGCCAGATTTTGATACTCCAAGCAATATTATTAATGCTGCAAAAGACGCATTAGATAATGGTTTTACTCATTATGGTCCAAGTTCTGGTCTATTACAAGCTCGCGAAGCAATAGCCGAGTATGTTATGAAAACTAGAAATGGTTTTAAATGTACTCCAGATGAAGTAGTTGTTACACCTGGTGCCAAACCTATAATGTTTTATGCAATAATGGCAACAGTTGACGAAGGTGATGAAGTTATTT
Above is a window of Chlorobiota bacterium DNA encoding:
- a CDS encoding glycosyltransferase family 9 protein, which gives rise to MTLIPPKIKSIAVLQLGKLGDMILTTPLFNSIKELYPESNLTVIADYNSGIIAKVHPSVDHVISIQNGIMRIPNIISALRYKKYDLYIDHKNHFSRTSQMAAWFIKSQLIIIHHLNQPNNNGNYINLPKTIPPGHYVDIATTPLTILNKEYKFNRQPQIFISNEIQKSIDSRISIDKLGLIVINISAGSSDRMWTEENWKALIKSLSKKYSIGIISDPKDTTLANRLCSVQKNCRIIRTENILEAAAVIKRSLIVISSDTSIVHISSAFNKPCLALFSYDISNVNCFKPMSLKSKVVISKKGYKICDIEFEEVLEKFYEIEKQL
- a CDS encoding SPOR domain-containing protein, with product MNEDNLNITENNEPTSNRGNLRSRDAERIRSVLKRSTSTPQKEVIINSNDNSLIAQNNKIVNQNINLNNPISDSENLNDNSLSSEPKEIIIVKMIEGSTSAKSFEPTEESIKKANTKPENTIKKEMPKKRNPVFTIVVILIGLVTGLALYVLVSEQISKYFPVSNESIDSAGNSNVDNFNDTLNSLDNSSIDIDGNKDTNTVVLPSGDDYKLPYPNNNNNVTENEKKEIDKIEDQKTDFKNNTNLNNSSSNSNNNGNNGSVPDIRGNSEFNSALNGHSWKANKTKIQKEEENLKNAAKTDLKASDKPVLKNKISDSKTNPKNTEKLSPSNERTVSDINEKKVHSKGVIDKSKPNLNTQLKTKYVVQVHSTPDESEAKKVAQQLKAKGIKGISVMPTLVNGKKIFRVRFGSTGTKQEAEKDAGRAGYKKSWIIPSK
- a CDS encoding HAMP domain-containing histidine kinase, with protein sequence MAPAQSQKIASWNELRPKVLTMKLTIFRKIFLIIICTSLIAIISVWLYDRYALRNIYSDFIKEQSYSYTRLITSTAQLNNENSLFPNDILIDTTALRSITLAHPVDIRIEKPEGKMSKIIWTSTQTLPSAEEVITSSEDIFNTFSNTTFTNSDSISVRNVKDNLYSIHYNKGNIYLIHFRTQLSHFPLLPVTFLIEMILLLLIATVYKIVKLILRPLNSLMTGVQMVGSGEFDYQVPLQSNDELGELTKAFNAMSNRVNLIMQSKRRLLFDVSHELRTPLTRMSLTLTMMPESKQRERLQRNVKELNIMITELLENERLMVLGGKLILEEVNLVSMIHEICEGFNEVSNNVLFDSLSSELFASVDTQRVSIAIKNIISNAIKYSGKDHKIDVRLFPDEEGVRIVVADRGMGIPIELQKEVFEPFYRVDDSRTRSTGGYGLGLPLAKAIVDAHNGTIDLTSTQGVGTTVTIWLPNSSDNVKDIIGLSKPDLKVENVKAKFSGIKINLKN
- a CDS encoding response regulator transcription factor is translated as MNPRILIIDDDIELNELLCEFFESNNAVVEHAIKPSSGLKKLREFSPDLVVLDVMLPEMNGFEVLTKIREFSNVPVVMLTARGDVDDRIMGIQSGADDYLAKPFDALELWTRIQAILKRSKPTFGVSGIFKFEGMDIDCQMQIAKVDGVKLDLTTAEFEMLRIFCENPNKPLDRDFMMEQTRGIPWESLNRSVDVVISRLRQKLEDDPKKPRFVKTIWGRGYMFVATPCLELQAA